Proteins encoded together in one Bos indicus isolate NIAB-ARS_2022 breed Sahiwal x Tharparkar chromosome 25, NIAB-ARS_B.indTharparkar_mat_pri_1.0, whole genome shotgun sequence window:
- the PRM3 gene encoding protamine-3, whose translation MGSRCAKLGTGHGRGHESSMKKLVACVSQDNFSLSSEGEEEEEGEEEEEEEGEEEELPVQGKLLLMEAGQQEEGAEDADSEVQQSPEPKQTRS comes from the coding sequence ATGGGTTCCCGCTGCGCCAAGCTTGGGACGGGCCACGGCCGGGGCCACGAATCCTCCATGAAGAAGCTCGTGGCCTGCGTGAGCCAGGATAACTTCTCCTTGTCGTCGGAGggcgaggaggaggaagaaggcgaggaggaggaggaggaggagggagaagaggaggagctCCCGGTGCAGGGCAAGCTGCTGCTGATGGAGGCCGGGCAGCAGGAGGAAGGGGCCGAAGACGCCGACTCAGAGGTCCAGCAGAGCCCCGAGCCCAAGCAGACGCGCTCCTGA
- the SOCS1 gene encoding suppressor of cytokine signaling 1 has protein sequence MVAHNQVAADNAISTAAEPRRRPESSSSSSSSSSSSTSSPSSTAPARLRPCPAAAAPAPAPAPGDTHFRTFRSHAEYRRITRASALLDACGFYWGPLSVHGAHERLRAEPVGTFLVRDSRQRNCFFALSVKMASGPTSIRVHFQAGRFHLDGSRESFDCLFELLEHYVAAPRRMLGAPLRQRRVRPLQELCRQRIVATVGRENLARIPLNPVLRDYLSSFPFQI, from the coding sequence ATGGTAGCACACAACCAGGTGGCAGCCGACAATGCAATCTCCACGGCAGCAGAGCCCCGACGGCGGCCAgagtcttcttcctcctcctcctcctcctcctcctcttccacctCCTCGCCCTCGTCCACGGCCCCGGCGCGCCTGCGGCCCTGCCCGGCGGCCGCAGCCCCGGCTCCAGCCCCGGCCCCGGGCGATACGCACTTCCGCACGTTCCGCTCGCACGCCGAGTACCGGCGCATCACCCGAGCCAGCGCGCTCCTCGACGCCTGCGGCTTCTACTGGGGGCCCCTGAGCGTGCACGGAGCGCACGAGCGGCTGCGCGCCGAGCCCGTGGGCACCTTCCTGGTGCGCGACAGCCGACAGAGGAACTGCTTCTTCGCCCTCAGCGTGAAGATGGCCTCGGGCCCCACGAGCATCCGCGTGCACTTCCAGGCCGGCCGCTTCCACCTGGACGGCAGCCGCGAGAGCTTCGACTGCCTCTTCGAGCTGCTGGAGCACTACGTGGCGGCGCCGCGCCGCATGCTGGGGGCCCCGCTGCGCCAGCGCCGCGTGCGGCCGCTGCAGGAGCTGTGCCGCCAGCGCATCGTGGCCACCGTGGGCCGCGAGAACCTGGCGCGCATCCCCCTCAACCCCGTCCTCCGCGACTACCTGAGCTCCTTCCCCTTCCAGATCTGA
- the TNP2 gene encoding nuclear transition protein 2 produces the protein MDTKTQSLPNTHAQPHSNSRPQSHACHHCSCSQHCQSRSRSRSCRSRSSSRRPRSHRSPTGRQGQSPGPSPPLRRHRHTMHSHQCPSRPVTHSCSHSKNRKNLEGKVIKRKQVKRSKQVYKRKRQSSGRKYN, from the exons ATGGACACCAAGACACAGAGCCTTCCCAACACCCACGCCCAGCCCCACAGCAACTCTCGGCCCCAAAGCCACGCCTGCCACCACTGCAGCTGCAGCCAGCACTGCCAGAGCCGCAGCCGCAGCCGCAGCTGCCGCAGCCGCAGCTCCAGCCGGCGCCCGAGGAGCCACCGCAGCCCCACTGGCCGCCAGGGCCAGAGCCCAGGCCCCAGCCCTCCTCTGAGGCGCCACAGACACACCATGCACTCCCACCAGTGTCCCTCGCGGCCCGTCACCCACTCTTGCAGCCACTCCAAGAACAGAAAGAACTTGGAGGGAAAGGTGATCAAGAGGAAGCAGGTCAAGAGGAGCAAGCAGGTGTAcaaaagaaagaggcagagctCAG GACGGAAGTACAACTGA